From a single Flavobacterium sp. genomic region:
- the rsmI gene encoding 16S rRNA (cytidine(1402)-2'-O)-methyltransferase has translation MSKLYIVPTPIGNLEDMTFRAIKVLKEVDLILAEDTRTSGKLLKHFEIATHMHSHHMHNEHKTVENLVKRLQAGETIALISDAGTPAISDPGFLLTRACVENGIDVECLPGATAFVPALVNSGLPNDKFVFEGFLPDKKGRQTRFLALQEEYRTMIFYVSPHKLNKTLAEFVQYFGADRPVSVSRELSKLHEETVRGTAEEVLKHFEAKPAKGEIVVVVGGKK, from the coding sequence ATGAGTAAATTATATATCGTTCCAACGCCAATTGGCAATTTAGAAGACATGACTTTTCGTGCTATTAAAGTACTAAAAGAAGTCGATTTAATTTTAGCAGAAGACACGCGTACCAGCGGAAAATTGCTAAAGCACTTCGAAATTGCAACGCACATGCACAGCCACCACATGCACAACGAACACAAAACCGTTGAAAATTTGGTGAAGCGTTTACAAGCAGGCGAAACCATTGCTTTAATCAGTGATGCAGGAACTCCAGCCATTTCCGACCCAGGATTTTTGCTTACACGCGCTTGTGTGGAAAACGGAATTGATGTGGAATGTTTACCAGGCGCAACTGCTTTTGTGCCGGCATTGGTAAATAGCGGTTTACCCAATGATAAATTCGTATTCGAAGGATTTTTACCCGATAAAAAAGGAAGACAAACCCGATTTTTAGCCTTACAAGAAGAATATCGTACGATGATTTTCTATGTATCGCCACACAAATTAAACAAAACCTTAGCCGAATTTGTCCAATATTTCGGAGCCGACAGACCTGTTTCTGTTTCTCGAGAATTATCCAAATTACACGAAGAAACCGTAAGAGGAACAGCAGAAGAAGTCTTAAAACACTTTGAAGCAAAACCCGCTAAAGGTGAAATTGTTGTGGTTGTGGGTGGGAAGAAATAG
- a CDS encoding OsmC family protein — METHNITTTWKGNMQFESTNPSGDVISIDAGPENGGEGKGLRPKALMLSALAGCTGLDVASLLEKMKLDVADFKIETSGELTEEHPKTYHKVKVDYHFYGNNLDEKKLEKAVNLSVEKYCGVMEMFRQFAKVEVAIFYHKQ, encoded by the coding sequence ATGGAAACACACAACATAACCACTACCTGGAAAGGTAATATGCAATTTGAGTCCACAAATCCAAGTGGCGATGTCATTTCAATTGATGCTGGTCCTGAAAATGGAGGCGAAGGAAAAGGCTTGCGTCCAAAAGCGTTGATGTTATCAGCTTTGGCTGGTTGCACTGGTTTAGACGTCGCTTCTTTACTAGAAAAAATGAAGTTAGACGTCGCCGATTTCAAAATTGAAACATCAGGTGAACTAACCGAAGAACATCCAAAAACGTATCACAAAGTAAAAGTAGATTACCATTTTTATGGCAACAATTTAGACGAGAAAAAGCTAGAAAAAGCCGTGAATTTATCGGTAGAAAAATATTGTGGTGTGATGGAAATGTTCCGTCAATTTGCAAAAGTTGAGGTGGCGATTTTTTATCATAAACAATAA
- a CDS encoding UDP-2,3-diacylglucosamine diphosphatase, with amino-acid sequence MSFPREQKFINWLDEIKKDADAIFLLGDLFDFWFEYKTVVPKGFIRVLGKLAEIKDSGIPIYFFVGNHDLWMSDYFQKELNIPVYHDNQEFTFNGKTFLIGHGDGKGPGDMGYKRMKKVFTNPFSKWLFRWLHPDIGVKLAQYLSVKNKLISGAEDVKYLGEDNEWLVQYCKRKLETKLYNFFVFGHRHLPLEIELTPDSKYINLGDWIGYFTYGVFDGEKMELKEFKN; translated from the coding sequence ATGAGTTTCCCTAGGGAACAAAAATTTATTAATTGGCTAGATGAAATAAAAAAAGATGCCGATGCAATTTTTCTTTTAGGTGATTTATTCGACTTTTGGTTTGAGTACAAAACTGTTGTCCCAAAGGGATTCATAAGGGTTTTGGGAAAATTGGCAGAAATTAAAGATTCTGGCATTCCAATCTATTTTTTTGTAGGAAATCATGACTTATGGATGAGCGATTATTTCCAAAAAGAACTAAACATTCCTGTTTATCATGATAATCAAGAATTCACATTTAATGGAAAAACATTTTTGATTGGTCACGGCGATGGAAAAGGCCCAGGCGATATGGGTTACAAACGCATGAAAAAAGTGTTTACCAATCCGTTTTCAAAATGGTTATTTCGTTGGTTGCATCCCGATATTGGTGTAAAATTGGCTCAATATTTATCCGTAAAAAACAAATTGATTTCTGGAGCCGAAGATGTAAAATATTTAGGCGAAGACAATGAATGGTTAGTACAATATTGCAAACGAAAGTTAGAAACAAAACTATACAATTTCTTTGTTTTTGGTCACCGTCATTTGCCTTTAGAAATTGAATTAACACCAGATTCAAAATACATTAATTTAGGCGATTGGATTGGCTACTTCACTTATGGAGTTTTTGATGGAGAAAAAATGGAATTGAAAGAATTCAAAAACTAA
- a CDS encoding restriction endonuclease, with translation MTDKRKKSTQAEFTKWFGPLLNALRELGGSGRPKEVVEEIAKAEKIKDSQREEVVKSGILRFDNQVAWARQYLVWEGLLDNSQKGVWTLSSKGQETFLTQDDARTIFLKWVEIHQKAKKHKSSKDKIVQTQEQEEPEELDNEITPTLLEVLQSVSPIGFEHVCKRLLREHGFENVHVTQASHDGGIDGYGTLELNPFVSMKVLFQCKRYKGTVSRAQIGDFRNAMIGRADKGIILTTGTFSEDAKREASRDGAPPIELIDGKKLVKLFEKAELGVKPKIVYEVDYNFFETYMKK, from the coding sequence ATGACAGATAAAAGAAAAAAATCAACTCAAGCAGAATTTACTAAATGGTTCGGTCCACTTTTGAATGCTTTGAGAGAACTTGGAGGTTCAGGTAGACCAAAAGAAGTTGTTGAAGAAATTGCAAAAGCTGAAAAAATTAAAGATTCTCAAAGAGAAGAGGTTGTGAAATCTGGTATTTTAAGATTTGATAATCAAGTTGCTTGGGCGCGACAATATTTGGTTTGGGAAGGTTTACTTGATAATTCACAAAAAGGTGTTTGGACATTATCTTCAAAAGGACAAGAGACTTTTTTAACCCAAGATGATGCAAGAACAATTTTTTTAAAATGGGTTGAAATCCATCAGAAAGCAAAAAAACATAAATCGTCTAAAGATAAAATTGTACAAACTCAAGAGCAAGAAGAACCAGAAGAGTTAGATAATGAAATAACACCGACTTTATTGGAAGTGTTGCAAAGTGTTTCTCCAATCGGATTTGAACATGTTTGTAAAAGACTTTTAAGAGAACATGGTTTTGAGAATGTTCACGTGACTCAAGCTTCACACGATGGTGGAATTGATGGATATGGGACATTAGAGTTAAATCCTTTTGTAAGTATGAAAGTTTTATTTCAATGCAAAAGATATAAAGGAACTGTTTCGAGAGCTCAGATTGGAGATTTTAGAAATGCTATGATTGGTAGAGCAGATAAAGGAATTATATTGACTACGGGGACATTTTCTGAAGACGCAAAAAGAGAAGCTTCAAGAGACGGAGCGCCACCGATTGAGCTGATAGATGGAAAGAAATTAGTTAAACTTTTTGAAAAAGCTGAATTAGGTGTTAAACCTAAAATTGTTTATGAAGTAGACTATAATTTCTTTGAAACTTATATGAAAAAATAA
- a CDS encoding MFS transporter, which produces MRLFIVLAWSMQFVLIEWEVYRMTKDPLSLGLIGLMEIIPAISMALFAGHIVDQNEKRGLLIKCFSGLAAISALLCLLVHPNFIASYSQNTIFYGIYALVFVGGIIRAFLIPSVFSLLGLIIPKKEQPNAATWSSSTWQVAAVIGPALAGFAIGWVGVFWSLVFVVFCVVIALIVLTQIERKPILNPKIGEPIFKSLKEGLSFVFHSKPILNAISLDMFAVLFGGAVALLPIFAQDILKVGSEGFGILRAAPAIGGLITMLVATSIPLHQKAGKNLLLAVFGFGVCIIIFGLSTNFWLSVVALFLSGVTDGISVVIRQTILQIYTPDHMRGRVSSVNSIFVGSSNELGAFESGLASKIMGVVPAVVFGGMMTLGIVGVTAVASPKFRELDIEKDLETI; this is translated from the coding sequence ATGCGATTGTTTATTGTATTGGCTTGGTCGATGCAATTTGTGTTGATTGAATGGGAAGTGTATCGCATGACAAAAGATCCATTATCACTAGGTTTAATTGGGTTAATGGAGATTATTCCGGCGATAAGTATGGCTTTGTTTGCTGGACACATTGTAGATCAAAACGAAAAGAGAGGTTTGTTGATTAAATGTTTTTCAGGATTAGCAGCAATTAGTGCTTTGCTATGTTTGTTGGTGCATCCCAATTTTATAGCTTCTTATTCACAAAACACAATTTTTTACGGCATTTATGCTTTAGTTTTTGTGGGCGGCATCATTCGTGCTTTTTTAATTCCGTCTGTTTTTAGTTTATTGGGATTAATTATTCCTAAAAAAGAACAACCAAACGCAGCGACATGGAGCAGTTCTACTTGGCAAGTTGCGGCAGTAATCGGACCGGCATTAGCAGGATTTGCAATTGGTTGGGTTGGCGTGTTTTGGTCGTTGGTTTTTGTGGTTTTTTGTGTTGTAATAGCTCTAATCGTACTGACACAAATTGAAAGAAAACCTATTTTAAATCCAAAAATAGGCGAACCGATTTTCAAAAGTTTGAAAGAAGGATTGTCGTTTGTATTTCATTCAAAACCTATTTTGAATGCGATTTCGCTTGATATGTTTGCTGTTTTATTTGGAGGAGCGGTAGCCTTATTGCCTATTTTTGCGCAAGATATTTTAAAAGTGGGTTCAGAAGGTTTCGGAATTTTGAGAGCAGCACCAGCTATTGGTGGGTTGATTACGATGTTAGTGGCTACCTCTATTCCGTTACATCAAAAAGCAGGTAAAAATTTGTTGTTAGCCGTTTTCGGATTTGGGGTTTGTATTATCATTTTCGGATTATCGACCAACTTTTGGTTATCCGTTGTAGCTTTATTTTTGAGTGGCGTTACCGATGGAATTTCTGTCGTAATTCGACAAACTATTCTTCAAATTTACACTCCTGACCATATGCGCGGACGTGTGTCTTCTGTGAATTCGATTTTTGTGGGTTCGTCTAATGAATTAGGTGCTTTTGAAAGCGGTTTAGCATCCAAAATTATGGGAGTAGTTCCAGCAGTTGTTTTTGGTGGTATGATGACTTTAGGAATTGTGGGAGTTACCGCCGTAGCCTCGCCAAAATTCAGAGAATTAGATATCGAAAAAGATTTAGAAACAATTTAG
- the recJ gene encoding single-stranded-DNA-specific exonuclease RecJ, whose translation MRWNPKSKPNLEKVQAIQSALQVDAIIAKLLVQRGIETFEQAKTFFRPTLADLHNPYLMKDMDKAVGRIEKAIAKNENILIFGDYDVDGTTAVSLVSSYLRSFYPNVATYIPDRYAEGYGISYMGIDYAEDNDISLIIALDCGIKSIDHVNYAKAKNIDFIICDHHRPGDILPDAVAVLDPKRDDCSYPYDELCGCGVGFKLIQALAENRNQTIDDLVLYLDLVATAIAADIVPITGENRVLAKFGLEVINSNPRPGIKALIQNVKKKVLTITDVVFIIAPRINAAGRIKHGNEAVALLTEYDLEQAEQFASEIEQHNSDRKELDKQITKEALLQIEENNEQNRFSTVVYQENWHKGVIGIVASRLVENYYRPTIVFTKSGEKLAASARSVKDFDVYNALEACAEHLEQFGGHMYAAGMTLLEENYENFKNAFEKIVQETIHPDLLIPEISYDAEIELSELNPKLMRLLRQFEPFGPQNMTPLFLAKELTDSGYAKTLGADNEHLKAFVKQGNSENFGAIGFGLGNKLDVVSHKNKFDAIFSLEENEWKDTVTLQLQLRDIR comes from the coding sequence ATGCGTTGGAATCCAAAATCTAAGCCAAATCTAGAAAAAGTACAAGCCATTCAAAGTGCTCTTCAAGTCGATGCAATCATCGCAAAATTATTAGTTCAGCGAGGCATTGAAACCTTCGAACAAGCCAAAACCTTTTTTCGTCCCACTTTAGCCGATTTGCATAATCCGTATCTGATGAAAGATATGGACAAAGCTGTTGGGCGAATTGAAAAAGCGATTGCTAAAAATGAAAATATCTTAATTTTTGGTGACTATGATGTCGATGGAACAACTGCTGTTTCTTTAGTTTCGAGTTATTTACGTAGTTTTTATCCCAATGTTGCGACCTATATTCCCGATAGATATGCAGAAGGTTACGGCATTTCTTATATGGGAATTGACTATGCCGAAGACAACGATATTTCCTTAATTATCGCATTGGATTGTGGTATCAAATCGATTGATCATGTCAATTATGCCAAAGCAAAAAACATCGATTTTATTATTTGCGACCATCACCGACCAGGCGATATTTTACCCGATGCGGTTGCAGTTTTAGATCCAAAACGAGACGATTGTTCGTATCCGTATGATGAATTATGCGGTTGCGGTGTTGGGTTCAAATTGATTCAGGCTTTAGCCGAAAACAGAAACCAAACCATTGATGATTTAGTATTGTATTTAGATTTAGTAGCAACAGCAATTGCAGCAGATATTGTTCCGATTACGGGTGAAAATCGGGTATTGGCAAAATTTGGATTGGAAGTCATTAATTCCAATCCGCGACCAGGAATTAAGGCTTTGATTCAAAATGTAAAGAAGAAAGTCTTGACAATTACTGATGTTGTTTTCATCATTGCACCAAGAATCAATGCGGCAGGAAGAATCAAACACGGAAACGAAGCCGTTGCTTTATTAACCGAATATGATTTAGAACAAGCGGAGCAATTTGCCTCCGAAATCGAGCAACATAATTCCGATAGAAAAGAATTAGACAAACAAATTACCAAAGAAGCTTTACTCCAAATTGAAGAAAATAACGAGCAAAACCGATTTTCAACGGTTGTATATCAAGAAAATTGGCACAAAGGGGTTATCGGAATTGTGGCTTCACGATTGGTTGAAAATTATTATCGTCCAACCATTGTTTTTACAAAAAGTGGAGAAAAATTAGCGGCTTCAGCCCGTTCAGTGAAAGATTTCGACGTATATAATGCCTTGGAAGCTTGTGCGGAACATTTGGAACAATTCGGTGGCCACATGTATGCGGCTGGAATGACACTTTTGGAAGAAAACTACGAAAATTTCAAAAATGCCTTCGAAAAAATAGTCCAAGAAACCATTCATCCCGATTTATTAATTCCTGAAATTTCATACGATGCCGAAATCGAATTGTCAGAACTTAATCCAAAGTTAATGCGTCTTTTGAGGCAATTTGAACCTTTCGGACCTCAAAATATGACACCGCTATTTCTTGCAAAAGAACTTACGGATTCCGGTTATGCTAAAACGTTAGGTGCAGATAACGAACATTTAAAAGCATTTGTAAAACAAGGTAATTCAGAAAATTTTGGAGCAATTGGTTTTGGATTGGGAAATAAATTAGATGTAGTTTCTCATAAAAATAAATTTGATGCTATTTTTTCATTGGAAGAAAATGAATGGAAAGATACTGTAACTTTGCAACTGCAATTACGCGATATTAGATAA